In Mytilus trossulus isolate FHL-02 chromosome 6, PNRI_Mtr1.1.1.hap1, whole genome shotgun sequence, a single window of DNA contains:
- the LOC134723582 gene encoding solute carrier family 22 member 21-like, whose product MSMSSVSEYLENTLEECGGLGRFQWLLIASIIGGKISITWTTLMMSFGGAIPDWSCQWGNETTILQNITIESKTCHPPQNYSDLECVRKVYDDSMHTVVNQWDLVCDRDWITQTFTTIQMGGLLVGGLIAGQVADIIGRKPAYFISMFFLFLFNLVAAFSSNWQMFAAFRFLIGLASGFYLSVFFVFVAEFMPRKYRSMIMAIPAWPIWAAAFGGVSYLIHDWKYLHIATAAVTAPFLFTWWFIPESFRWLVANDQIEKAEEVIRKIARINNAPVPDTSKLKMVVENSISHNNKKYTYLDIFRNPDFLKKTILLAVSWISFGYGYYAIAFGVQQLSGSLYLNMFLLSIVEVPSQVITYFLNNCMGRKWTTFMFLVLATVSGTVVGVVQMVDIPAKDGLINGFAMATKLFLAAGWCALMLLTTESFPTVVRNMGYGIQNSVTRVGSMVAPQIVYLSQHIDGLMYFLVGALMFLSAICLLGIPETRNKTLSDTIEDKKHKQYQEHKQEEKSKDLVLSER is encoded by the exons CATGTCCTCAGTAAGTGAATATTTGGAGAATACACTTGAGGAATGTGGAGGTCTCGGACGTTTTCAATGGCTTCTTATTGCCAGTATAATTGGCGggaaaatttcaataacatgGACAACATTAATGATGTCATTTGGTGGTGCTATACCGGATTGGTCATGTCAGTGGGGAAATGAAACGactatattacaaaatataactaTAGAATCAAAGACTTGTCATCCTCCACAAAATTACAGCGATCTTGAATGTGTCAGAAAGGTTTACGACGACTCCATGCATACAGTTGTAAATCAG TGGGATTTAGTATGCGACCGAGACTGGATAACTCAGACATTCACCACCATTCAAATGGGAGGACTGTTAGTAGGTGGTTTAATCGCTGGACAAGTGGCTGATATCATTGGACGGAAACCTGCATACTTTATATccatgtttttcttgtttttatttaatctcGTGGCAGCATTTTCATCGAACTGGCAAATGTTTGCCgcttttagatttttaattggCTTGGCAAGTGGATTCTATTTGTCGGTGTTCTTCGTCTTTGTGGCAGAATTTATGCCTCGAAAATATAGATCCATGATAATGGCGATCCCGGCATGGCCGATTTGGGCAGCAGCGTTTGGGGGAGTATCATACTTGATACATGATTGGAAATATCTACATATAGCCACTGCAGCTGTAACTGCTCCGTTTCTGTTTACCTGGTG GTTTATCCCAGAAAGTTTTAGATGGTTAGTTGCAAATGATCAAATAGAAAAGGCAGAGGAAGTTATAAGGAAAATAGCCCGTATCAACAATGCACCAGTACCAGACACATCCAAACTTAAAATGgtagtagaaaattcaatatctcacaacaacaaaaagtatACATATCTGGATATATTTCGTAATCCTGACTTCCTAAAAAAGACCATACTATTAGCTGTTTCTTG gATATCATTTGGATATGGTTACTATGCGATAGCATTTGGTGTGCAGCAGCTTTCTGGAAGTTTATATCTGAACATGTTTCTTCTTAGTATTGTGGAAGTTCCATCACAGGTCATAacttatttcttaaataattg CATGGGAAGAAAATGGACGACGTTTATGTTTCTAGTCTTAGCAACGGTATCAGGAACAGTTGTAGGTGTTGTGCAAATGGTTG ATATACCAGCGAAAGATGGACTTATCAACGGATTTGCCATGGCAACAAAGTTATTCTTAGCAGCAGGATGGTGCGCTTTAATGTTGTTAACGACAGAATCGTTTCCAACAGTAGTTAG AAACATGGGTTATGGTATACAAAACTCAGTAACTCGAGTAGGAAGCATGGTGGCTCCACAAATCGTATATCTA AGTCAGCACATAGATGGGTTGATGTACTTTCTAGTAGGAGCACTTATGTTCCTGTCTGCCATCTGTTTACTTGGCATTCCAGAGACAAGAAATAAAACTCTAAGCGATACGATCGAGGACAAGAAACACAAACAATATCAGGAGCACAAACAAGAGGAAAAATCTAAAGACTTGGTTTTAAGTGAACGCTAA